In one window of Nocardiopsis aegyptia DNA:
- a CDS encoding energy-coupling factor transporter transmembrane component T family protein produces MTTTGLYVPGTGPLHRLTAGTKLLALLAVSVVVIVAGDPRVSVGTLAAALAVYPLSGLGLRRAWHVLRVLWPFLLAIGVFQTLFGDLPTAVRLVGQLAALVLLANVVTLTTRVREMLDLFERAARPLRHIGADPDRVALVLALTVRSIPMVAAAWRAAHEGYVARGLSGRPHLLVVPVIVQLLRMAEATGEALVARGIDEPDRPGRR; encoded by the coding sequence GTGACGACGACGGGCCTGTACGTTCCCGGCACCGGGCCGCTCCACCGCCTGACCGCCGGGACCAAGCTGCTCGCGCTGCTGGCCGTGAGCGTGGTGGTCATCGTCGCGGGGGATCCCCGGGTCTCCGTCGGCACCCTGGCCGCGGCCCTGGCCGTGTACCCCCTGAGCGGGCTGGGCCTGCGCCGCGCCTGGCACGTCCTGCGGGTGCTGTGGCCGTTCCTGCTGGCCATCGGCGTGTTCCAGACCCTGTTCGGCGACCTTCCGACGGCCGTGCGGCTGGTCGGCCAACTGGCCGCCCTGGTCCTGCTCGCCAACGTCGTCACGCTCACCACGCGCGTGCGGGAGATGCTCGACCTGTTCGAGCGCGCCGCCCGGCCGCTGCGCCACATCGGCGCCGACCCGGACCGGGTGGCCCTCGTGCTGGCCCTGACCGTTCGCTCCATCCCGATGGTCGCCGCGGCCTGGCGGGCGGCCCACGAGGGCTACGTGGCCCGCGGCCTGTCCGGACGGCCGCACCTGCTCGTGGTCCCGGTGATCGTGCAGTTGCTGCGCATGGCCGAGGCGACGGGTGAGGCGCTCGTGGCGCGGGGGATCGACGAGCCCGACCGGCCCGGCCGTAGGTGA
- a CDS encoding helix-turn-helix domain-containing protein, protein MDHEPGTGSTTGQHDTEAVLHRRAELGEFLRTRRARLAPEDVGVPRLGRYRRVPGLRREELAQVAGVSVAYYTRLEQGHGRNVSAEVLDAIARALRLTDAEHAHLTHLAKPKRHRRRTPARSQRVRPALRQLIDSLEGVPAYVLGRRSDILAWNRMAASLFGDWSRLPARERNWARMVFLTPESRELFVEWDAKAADIVSFLRMEAGCHADDPELAALVGELSVHSDEFRRLWAEHDVKEKGHGVKRLRHPLVGELALSFETFTLPDDADQHLVTYHAEPGSPAADGLRLLGSWGADAAHVDASEPRPESG, encoded by the coding sequence ATGGATCACGAACCGGGCACAGGGAGCACGACGGGGCAGCACGACACGGAGGCGGTCCTGCACCGGCGTGCCGAACTCGGCGAGTTCCTGCGCACGCGGCGGGCCAGGCTCGCGCCCGAGGACGTCGGGGTGCCGCGTCTGGGCCGCTACCGCCGGGTGCCCGGCCTGCGGCGCGAGGAGCTGGCCCAGGTCGCGGGGGTGTCGGTCGCCTACTACACCCGCCTGGAGCAGGGGCACGGCCGCAACGTGTCCGCGGAGGTGCTGGACGCCATCGCCCGGGCGCTGCGGCTCACCGACGCCGAACACGCCCACCTGACGCACCTGGCCAAGCCCAAGCGGCACCGGCGCAGGACACCCGCGCGCTCGCAGCGGGTGCGGCCCGCCCTCAGGCAGCTGATCGACTCGCTGGAGGGCGTCCCGGCCTACGTGCTGGGACGGCGCTCGGACATCCTGGCCTGGAACCGGATGGCGGCGTCGCTGTTCGGGGACTGGAGCCGGCTGCCGGCCAGGGAGCGCAACTGGGCGCGCATGGTCTTCCTGACTCCGGAGTCGCGCGAGCTGTTCGTCGAGTGGGACGCCAAGGCGGCCGACATCGTCAGCTTCCTGCGCATGGAGGCGGGATGCCACGCGGACGACCCCGAACTGGCGGCGCTCGTGGGCGAGCTGTCGGTGCACAGCGACGAGTTCCGCCGCCTGTGGGCCGAGCACGACGTCAAGGAGAAGGGGCACGGCGTCAAACGGCTCCGGCACCCGCTGGTGGGGGAACTGGCCCTCTCCTTCGAGACCTTCACCCTGCCCGACGACGCCGACCAGCACCTGGTCACCTACCACGCCGAGCCCGGATCACCCGCCGCCGACGGCCTGCGCCTGCTGGGCAGCTGGGGCGCGGACGCGGCCCACGTGGACGCGTCCGAGCCCCGTCCGGAAAGCGGCTAG
- a CDS encoding TetR/AcrR family transcriptional regulator, with product MAQDTRTALVTSATGLLDAGGIEAVTLREVGRLSGVSHMAPYKHFADKESLLAAVAGRELRRLGDIVDEAARQARDSRSALRTALHSYTAWALDHPARFALIYGSWTRPHDELTVAAGHAHAALTGVVRQCQADRVVPGGDTERRTAMLVALVHGAVSLSLSGHLARGGKGRADPGDIVDDLLELLSASAAAPA from the coding sequence ATGGCCCAGGACACGCGTACGGCTCTCGTGACGTCTGCCACCGGTCTGCTGGACGCGGGTGGCATCGAGGCGGTGACGCTGCGCGAGGTCGGCCGGCTGAGCGGGGTCTCGCACATGGCGCCCTACAAGCACTTCGCCGACAAGGAGTCGCTGTTGGCGGCCGTGGCCGGACGCGAGCTGCGGCGGCTCGGCGACATCGTCGACGAGGCGGCCCGGCAGGCGCGGGACTCCCGGAGCGCGCTCCGCACGGCCCTGCACTCCTACACGGCCTGGGCCCTGGACCACCCGGCCCGTTTCGCGCTGATCTACGGCTCCTGGACCAGGCCGCACGACGAGCTGACCGTCGCCGCGGGGCATGCCCACGCGGCGCTGACAGGTGTCGTCCGGCAGTGCCAGGCGGACCGGGTCGTCCCCGGCGGGGACACCGAGCGGCGCACCGCCATGCTGGTCGCCCTGGTCCACGGCGCCGTCAGCCTCTCCCTCAGCGGGCACCTGGCGCGCGGCGGCAAGGGCCGGGCGGATCCCGGCGACATCGTGGACGACCTGCTGGAGCTGCTGAGCGCCTCCGCCGCCGCACCCGCGTAG
- a CDS encoding NAD(P)-dependent alcohol dehydrogenase, with translation MSTVAAYAAPAAKAPLERTTIERRPVGEFDVLIDIKYAGICHSDIHQVREGWGEAIFPMVPGHEIAGVVAEVGPGVTRHAVGDRVGVGCFVDSCRECGPCRAGTEQFCERGMTPTYNGLDRSGRPTYGGYSTAVVVDENYTLRIPDSLPLDTAAPLLCAGITSYSPLRRWKAGPGTKVAVLGMGGLGHMGVKLAHAMGAEVTVLSQSLRKREDGLRLGADHYYATNDPATFEELAGTFDVILSTVSAPLDFGAYLGLLRPEGVLANVGAPEDPVSINLFSLIGGNKAIVGSMIGGIAETQEMLDFCAEHGIGSEIEVIGAAEIGTAYERVVASDVRYRFVIDTATI, from the coding sequence GTGAGTACCGTCGCCGCCTACGCGGCTCCCGCGGCCAAGGCACCGCTGGAGCGCACGACCATCGAGCGCCGACCCGTCGGCGAGTTCGACGTCCTGATCGACATCAAGTACGCGGGTATCTGCCATTCCGACATCCACCAGGTGCGGGAGGGCTGGGGCGAGGCGATCTTCCCCATGGTCCCCGGGCACGAGATCGCCGGCGTGGTCGCCGAGGTCGGCCCCGGAGTGACGCGCCACGCCGTCGGCGACCGCGTGGGCGTGGGCTGCTTCGTCGACTCCTGCCGCGAGTGCGGGCCCTGCCGCGCGGGGACCGAGCAGTTCTGTGAGCGCGGCATGACCCCCACCTACAACGGTCTGGACCGCTCCGGCCGGCCCACCTACGGCGGGTACTCGACCGCCGTCGTGGTCGACGAGAACTACACGCTGCGCATTCCCGACTCCCTGCCGTTGGACACGGCAGCGCCGCTGCTGTGCGCGGGCATCACGTCCTACTCGCCGCTGCGGCGCTGGAAGGCCGGCCCGGGCACGAAGGTCGCCGTGCTGGGCATGGGCGGGCTCGGCCACATGGGCGTCAAGCTGGCGCACGCCATGGGCGCCGAGGTCACGGTGCTCAGCCAGTCGCTGCGCAAGAGGGAGGACGGGCTCCGCCTGGGCGCGGACCACTACTACGCGACCAACGACCCGGCGACGTTCGAGGAACTGGCCGGAACGTTCGACGTGATCCTGTCGACGGTGTCGGCGCCCCTGGACTTCGGCGCCTACCTGGGGCTGCTGCGTCCCGAGGGCGTGCTGGCCAACGTCGGCGCCCCCGAGGACCCGGTCTCGATCAACCTCTTCTCCCTGATCGGCGGCAACAAGGCCATCGTCGGGTCGATGATCGGCGGCATCGCCGAGACCCAGGAGATGCTGGACTTCTGCGCCGAGCACGGCATCGGCTCGGAGATCGAGGTGATCGGCGCGGCGGAGATCGGCACCGCCTACGAGCGCGTGGTCGCCAGCGACGTGCGCTACCGCTTCGTCATCGACACCGCCACCATCTGA
- the hrpA gene encoding ATP-dependent RNA helicase HrpA has protein sequence MSTTTPAPGADTLRSRLRDLMPSDRHRLRRRIDGLAKIGDERRRASVTAQIARDIDEAVLRVDVRREAVPELSYPEALPVSARREDIAAAIRDHQVVIVAGETGSGKTTQLPKICLELGRGVMGTIGHTQPRRLAARTVAERIADEIGTPLGETVGYKVRFTDSSSESTLVKLMTDGILLAEIQHDRMLRAYDTLIIDEAHERSLNIDFLLGYLKQLLPKRPDLKVVITSATIDPERFSQHFDDAPIVEVSGRTYPVEVRYRPIYDEILDPDEQGQGKDRDQTQAILDAVEELGREAPGDVLVFLSGEREIRDTAEALEKKKLRNTEVLPLYARLSVAEQKRVWSSHSGRRVVLATNVAETSLTVPGIKYVIDPGTARISRYSHRTKVQRLPIEAVSQASANQRKGRCGRVSEGICIRLYSEEDFLSRPEYTDPEILRTNLASVILQMAALGLGDVAAFPFVDGPDHRQIKDGVNLLTELGALHPDPSGAKRRLTPRGRTLAQLPIDPRLGRMVLEAQERDCLAEVLVITSALSIQDPRERPSDKQQQAQAMHARFADKESDFLAFLNLWNHLRDKQKELSGNQFRRMCRDEFLNYLRVREWQDIHGQLRQVLRTMNVDVPAPREAAADPAEVHKSLLAGLLSHVGLKDPDKHEYLGGRGARFAIFPGSSLFKKQPRFVMAAELVETSKLWGRMVGRIEPEWAEELAGDIVKRSYSEPHWERKRGAVMAFERVTLYGVPIVVQRKVQYGRIDPVLSRELFIRRALVEGDWETRHHFFHDNRKLLEEVEDLEHRARRRDIVVDDEALFDFYDRRVPESAVSAAHFDSWWKKARREDPTLLDFTREELINHGVDVVSEDDYPDVWRQGEFVFPLSYQFEPGSDSDGVTAHVPVKFLNQVENTGFDWQIPGLRDELITAMIRSLPKPLRRFFVPVPDHAAEARAGLTPYEGPLAEALAAELTRMAMPKGGDKVPASAFQMDRVPDHLRITFRAVDDRGRTLAESKDLEQLRAKLKPRLREAISAEAKGVERKGLTSWDFGPLEQTLERKALGPKVKGYPALLDEGESVAIRIFDTRAEQRAAMWAGTRRLLQLTVPSPALAVSKGLNNPDKLALADNPHGSVKKMLADAESAAIDHLLAREGGPVWNAEDFAKLADRVRADLGATLADVLDKVARVLVLWRKVSKKVKGTTSLAVLPSLNDVQGQLGDLVGDGFATAAGLSRLDDVHRYLRGIEYRLTKLPENPRRDQVNMAKVEQMRQAVRKGVGALPAGRSADPDVAELRWMLEEYRVSLFAQELRTAYPVSDKRIMKALEAVKAAGK, from the coding sequence ATGAGCACCACCACGCCCGCGCCCGGCGCGGACACACTCCGTTCCCGGCTCCGCGACCTCATGCCGTCGGACCGGCACCGGCTCCGCCGCCGTATCGACGGCCTGGCGAAGATCGGCGACGAGCGGCGGCGTGCCTCCGTCACCGCCCAGATCGCCCGCGACATCGACGAGGCCGTCCTGCGCGTGGACGTGCGCCGGGAGGCGGTGCCCGAGCTCAGCTACCCCGAGGCGCTGCCGGTCAGCGCCCGCCGCGAGGACATCGCGGCGGCCATCCGCGACCACCAGGTCGTGATCGTCGCCGGTGAGACCGGTTCGGGCAAGACCACGCAGCTGCCCAAGATCTGCCTCGAACTCGGGCGCGGCGTCATGGGCACCATCGGCCACACCCAGCCGCGCCGCCTGGCCGCGCGCACGGTCGCCGAGCGCATCGCCGACGAGATCGGCACCCCCCTCGGCGAGACCGTCGGCTACAAGGTGCGCTTCACCGACTCCTCCAGCGAGAGCACGCTGGTCAAGCTGATGACCGACGGCATCCTGCTGGCGGAGATCCAGCACGACCGCATGCTGCGCGCCTACGACACGCTCATCATCGACGAGGCGCACGAGCGCAGCCTCAACATCGACTTCCTGCTCGGCTACCTCAAGCAGCTCCTGCCCAAGCGCCCCGACCTCAAGGTCGTCATCACCTCGGCGACCATCGATCCCGAGCGCTTCTCCCAGCACTTCGACGACGCCCCCATCGTCGAGGTCTCCGGCCGCACCTATCCCGTCGAGGTCCGCTACCGGCCCATCTACGACGAGATCCTCGACCCTGACGAGCAAGGGCAGGGCAAGGACCGCGACCAGACGCAGGCGATCCTGGACGCCGTGGAGGAACTGGGCCGCGAGGCCCCCGGCGACGTGCTCGTCTTCCTCAGCGGAGAACGGGAGATCCGCGACACCGCCGAGGCGCTGGAGAAGAAGAAGCTCCGGAACACCGAGGTGCTGCCGCTCTATGCGCGCCTGTCGGTCGCCGAGCAGAAACGCGTGTGGTCCTCGCACTCCGGACGCCGCGTCGTCCTCGCCACCAACGTCGCCGAGACCTCCCTGACGGTGCCCGGCATCAAGTACGTCATCGACCCCGGCACCGCGCGCATCTCCCGCTACAGCCACCGGACCAAGGTGCAGCGCCTGCCCATCGAGGCCGTCTCCCAGGCCTCGGCCAACCAGCGCAAGGGCCGCTGCGGCCGGGTGTCGGAGGGCATCTGTATCCGGCTGTACTCCGAAGAGGACTTCCTGTCCCGCCCGGAGTACACCGACCCCGAGATCCTGCGCACGAACCTCGCCTCCGTCATCCTCCAGATGGCCGCCCTCGGCCTGGGCGACGTCGCCGCCTTCCCGTTCGTGGACGGCCCCGACCACCGCCAGATCAAGGACGGCGTCAACCTGCTCACCGAGCTGGGCGCCCTGCACCCCGACCCCTCCGGAGCCAAACGGCGCCTCACCCCGCGGGGGCGCACCCTGGCCCAGTTGCCCATCGACCCCCGGCTGGGCCGCATGGTGCTGGAGGCGCAGGAACGCGACTGCCTGGCCGAGGTCCTGGTCATCACCTCGGCGCTGTCCATCCAGGACCCGCGCGAGCGCCCCTCCGACAAGCAGCAGCAGGCCCAGGCCATGCACGCCCGCTTCGCGGACAAGGAATCGGACTTCCTGGCCTTCCTCAATCTCTGGAACCACCTGCGCGACAAGCAGAAGGAGCTGTCGGGCAACCAGTTCCGCCGGATGTGCCGGGACGAGTTCCTCAACTACCTGCGCGTGCGCGAGTGGCAGGACATCCACGGCCAGCTCCGCCAGGTGCTGCGCACCATGAACGTCGATGTGCCGGCCCCGCGCGAGGCCGCGGCCGACCCGGCCGAGGTGCACAAGTCGCTGCTGGCCGGACTGCTGTCCCACGTCGGCCTGAAGGACCCCGACAAGCACGAGTACCTGGGCGGGCGGGGCGCGCGCTTCGCGATCTTCCCCGGTTCGTCGCTGTTCAAGAAGCAGCCCCGCTTCGTCATGGCCGCCGAGCTGGTGGAGACCTCGAAGCTGTGGGGCCGCATGGTCGGCCGGATCGAACCCGAGTGGGCCGAGGAACTGGCCGGGGACATCGTCAAGCGCAGCTACAGCGAACCGCACTGGGAGCGCAAGCGCGGGGCCGTCATGGCCTTCGAGCGCGTCACCCTGTACGGGGTCCCGATCGTCGTGCAGCGCAAGGTGCAGTACGGGCGCATCGACCCGGTGCTCTCCCGCGAGCTCTTCATCCGGCGCGCCCTCGTGGAGGGCGACTGGGAGACCCGCCACCACTTCTTCCACGACAACCGCAAGCTCCTGGAGGAGGTCGAGGACCTCGAACACCGGGCCCGCCGCCGCGACATCGTCGTGGACGACGAGGCGCTGTTCGACTTCTACGACCGCCGCGTCCCGGAGTCGGCCGTCTCGGCCGCGCACTTCGACTCCTGGTGGAAGAAGGCCCGGCGCGAGGACCCCACGCTCCTGGACTTCACCCGTGAGGAGCTGATCAACCACGGCGTCGACGTGGTCAGCGAGGACGACTACCCGGACGTGTGGCGCCAGGGCGAGTTCGTCTTCCCGCTGAGCTACCAGTTCGAGCCGGGCAGCGACTCCGACGGCGTCACCGCCCACGTTCCGGTGAAGTTCCTCAACCAGGTGGAGAACACGGGGTTCGACTGGCAGATCCCGGGCCTGCGCGACGAGCTGATCACCGCGATGATCCGGTCCCTGCCCAAGCCGTTGCGGCGCTTCTTCGTCCCCGTCCCGGACCACGCCGCCGAGGCGCGGGCGGGGCTGACCCCCTACGAGGGTCCGCTGGCCGAGGCGCTGGCCGCCGAACTGACCCGCATGGCCATGCCCAAGGGCGGGGACAAGGTGCCCGCGAGCGCCTTCCAGATGGACCGCGTCCCCGACCACCTGCGCATCACCTTCCGGGCCGTGGACGACCGGGGCCGAACCCTGGCCGAGTCCAAGGACCTGGAACAGCTGCGCGCCAAGCTCAAACCGCGCCTGCGCGAGGCCATCTCCGCCGAGGCCAAGGGCGTGGAGAGGAAGGGCCTGACCTCGTGGGACTTCGGTCCCCTGGAACAGACGCTGGAACGCAAGGCGCTCGGCCCCAAGGTCAAGGGCTACCCCGCCCTGCTGGACGAGGGCGAGAGCGTCGCGATCCGCATCTTCGACACGCGGGCCGAGCAGCGCGCCGCCATGTGGGCGGGCACGCGCCGCCTGCTCCAGCTCACCGTGCCCTCCCCGGCGCTCGCGGTCAGCAAGGGGCTCAACAACCCGGACAAGCTCGCCCTGGCCGACAACCCGCACGGGTCGGTCAAGAAGATGCTCGCCGACGCCGAGTCCGCCGCGATCGACCACCTGCTGGCCCGTGAGGGCGGGCCGGTGTGGAACGCGGAGGACTTCGCCAAGCTCGCCGACCGGGTGCGCGCCGACCTCGGCGCCACCCTCGCCGACGTCCTGGACAAGGTGGCCCGGGTCCTGGTGCTGTGGCGCAAGGTGTCCAAGAAGGTCAAGGGCACCACGTCCCTGGCGGTGCTGCCCTCGCTCAACGACGTGCAGGGCCAGCTCGGCGACCTGGTCGGCGACGGGTTCGCCACCGCGGCCGGCCTGAGCCGCCTGGACGACGTGCACCGGTACCTGCGCGGGATCGAGTACCGGCTGACCAAGCTGCCGGAGAACCCGCGCCGGGACCAGGTCAACATGGCCAAGGTCGAGCAGATGCGCCAGGCGGTGCGCAAGGGCGTGGGGGCGCTGCCCGCGGGCCGGTCCGCCGACCCGGACGTGGCCGAGCTGCGCTGGATGCTGGAGGAGTACCGCGTCAGCCTGTTCGCCCAGGAACTGCGGACCGCCTACCCGGTCTCGGACAAGCGCATCATGAAGGCCCTCGAAGCGGTCAAGGCCGCCGGGAAGTAG
- a CDS encoding biotin transporter BioY, whose product MPAFASTSVQYKGLTARDLALIAVFAALIAALSVTVAIPIPFSPVPITLQTLGVMLAPSLLGWKRGTLAVATFLALGLAGLPLFAGGRGGVAVLAGPSAGFIVSWIFAALVIGYLTDLMIRRRNYNLWAGIGINVLGGIVVIYAIGVPWLAVALGDGVLAAAYSMAVYLPGDLVKAVLTAAIAATVARAYPIPPAGQPVVVTERVEGA is encoded by the coding sequence ATGCCCGCCTTCGCGTCGACATCGGTCCAGTACAAGGGCCTGACCGCCCGCGACCTCGCGCTCATCGCCGTCTTCGCGGCGCTGATCGCCGCCCTGAGCGTCACGGTCGCCATCCCGATCCCGTTCTCGCCGGTCCCGATCACCCTCCAGACGCTCGGCGTCATGCTCGCGCCCAGCCTGCTGGGATGGAAGCGCGGCACCCTGGCCGTGGCGACCTTCCTCGCCCTCGGACTGGCCGGGCTCCCGCTGTTCGCGGGCGGACGCGGCGGTGTCGCCGTCCTGGCCGGGCCCTCCGCGGGGTTCATCGTCAGCTGGATCTTCGCCGCCCTGGTCATCGGCTACCTCACCGACCTGATGATCCGCCGCAGGAACTACAACCTCTGGGCCGGGATCGGCATCAACGTGCTCGGCGGCATCGTGGTCATCTACGCGATCGGCGTTCCCTGGCTGGCCGTGGCCCTCGGCGACGGCGTCCTCGCCGCCGCCTACTCCATGGCGGTCTACCTGCCCGGTGACCTGGTCAAGGCCGTGCTGACCGCCGCCATCGCCGCCACGGTCGCCCGCGCGTACCCCATCCCGCCCGCCGGGCAGCCGGTCGTCGTCACGGAGCGGGTCGAGGGCGCCTGA
- a CDS encoding energy-coupling factor ABC transporter ATP-binding protein, protein MLRLEGVSHSYEGRPVLRDVTLDLAEHRIGVIGANGSGKSTLARTLNGLVVPDKGRVTLGEWDTRRHARRIRRRVGFVFSDAANQIIMPTVAEDVEIGLRRLRLGRQETARRVDALLERFGLDGHRDHPGHLLSGGQKQLLALASVMATEPGILVCDEPTTLLDLRNTRMVHRTLTGLDQQLILFTHDLDLLADFDRVLVVDEGRVVFDGEPDAAVAAYTGGMLDEERDGAER, encoded by the coding sequence ATGCTCCGGTTGGAGGGTGTCTCCCACTCCTACGAGGGCCGGCCGGTCCTGCGCGACGTCACCCTCGACCTCGCCGAGCACCGCATCGGCGTGATCGGGGCCAACGGATCGGGCAAGTCCACGCTCGCCCGCACCCTCAACGGCCTCGTCGTGCCCGACAAGGGCCGGGTCACCCTGGGGGAGTGGGACACCCGGCGCCACGCCCGGCGGATCCGCCGCCGGGTGGGGTTCGTCTTCTCCGACGCCGCCAACCAGATCATCATGCCCACGGTCGCCGAGGACGTGGAGATCGGCCTGCGCCGGCTCCGACTCGGCCGCCAGGAGACCGCCCGCCGGGTCGACGCCCTCCTGGAGCGGTTCGGGCTCGACGGCCACCGCGACCACCCCGGGCACCTGCTGTCCGGCGGGCAGAAGCAGTTGCTGGCCCTGGCCTCGGTGATGGCGACCGAACCCGGGATCCTGGTGTGCGACGAGCCCACCACCCTGCTCGACCTGCGCAACACGCGCATGGTGCACCGCACCCTCACCGGGCTCGACCAGCAGCTCATCCTGTTCACGCACGACCTGGACCTGCTGGCCGACTTCGACCGGGTCCTGGTCGTCGACGAGGGGCGGGTGGTCTTCGATGGCGAGCCCGACGCGGCCGTGGCGGCCTACACCGGCGGCATGCTCGACGAGGAGCGGGACGGGGCCGAACGGTGA
- a CDS encoding cupin domain-containing protein gives MTTIEQSPAPFALHVPDADLEPEPLDPAQIVSGDPVVTGRVLGESADGTQVRGLWQITPGVVTDTEADELFVVVSGRATIEVEGGPVLEVGPGDACVLRAGDRTTWTVHETLRKAYHVTLPRA, from the coding sequence ATGACGACGATCGAACAGTCCCCCGCCCCCTTCGCCCTGCACGTCCCCGACGCGGACCTGGAGCCGGAACCGCTGGACCCCGCCCAGATCGTCTCCGGCGACCCGGTGGTGACCGGCCGGGTGCTGGGCGAGTCGGCCGACGGCACGCAGGTCCGCGGCCTGTGGCAGATCACGCCCGGCGTCGTCACCGACACCGAGGCCGACGAGCTGTTCGTCGTGGTGAGCGGCCGGGCGACCATCGAGGTCGAGGGCGGCCCCGTGCTGGAGGTCGGACCGGGTGACGCCTGTGTCCTGCGCGCGGGCGACCGGACCACCTGGACCGTCCACGAGACCCTGCGCAAGGCCTACCACGTCACCCTTCCCCGCGCGTAG
- a CDS encoding lactonase family protein gives MRTRFPVGDSVHGRRLLLVGTYTPDSEPPGGGQGVHRVWFDPMTGEMTDGGVAAHTPGPSFLAYRADPPTVYAVNEREKGTVTAWRIDADAGLTELGQAPTGGASPCHVLATDTALTVTNYANGVVAAFALAGDGAIAQEAARFAHTGSGPVTDRQEGSHAHSAVAVDPLHVLVADLGTDELRVVRDGEQTGTIVLPPGTGPRHAAVAGEYVYVAGELDSRVHVLRWDGDTGTAEYLGSEHATGERAAGTNFPGEILTHRERVYVSNRGADAVSTLAVRDGGARLEHLANTPAGGAWPRNFTVVRGHRDEPDHLVVAAQNGDSLAALLIDPKSGVPADTGHRLAIPAPVCVLPVPITRIRRAARP, from the coding sequence ATGAGAACGAGGTTCCCGGTGGGCGACTCGGTGCACGGACGGCGGCTCCTGTTGGTGGGCACCTACACACCCGACTCCGAGCCACCCGGTGGAGGGCAGGGCGTCCACCGGGTCTGGTTCGACCCCATGACCGGGGAGATGACCGACGGAGGCGTGGCCGCGCACACCCCCGGCCCCTCGTTCCTGGCCTACCGGGCGGACCCGCCCACGGTGTACGCGGTCAACGAACGCGAGAAGGGCACTGTCACCGCCTGGCGGATCGACGCCGACGCGGGGCTCACCGAGCTCGGGCAGGCCCCCACCGGGGGCGCCTCGCCCTGCCACGTCCTGGCGACGGACACCGCGCTGACGGTCACCAACTACGCCAACGGCGTGGTGGCCGCGTTCGCCCTGGCCGGCGACGGGGCCATCGCCCAGGAGGCGGCGCGGTTCGCGCACACCGGCTCCGGCCCGGTCACGGACCGCCAGGAGGGCTCCCACGCGCACAGCGCCGTCGCGGTCGACCCGCTGCACGTGCTCGTGGCCGACCTGGGCACCGACGAGCTGCGCGTGGTCCGCGACGGCGAGCAGACCGGCACGATCGTGCTGCCCCCGGGGACCGGGCCCCGGCACGCGGCGGTGGCGGGGGAGTACGTCTACGTGGCGGGCGAGCTGGACTCGCGTGTGCACGTCCTGCGCTGGGACGGCGACACCGGCACCGCGGAGTACCTCGGCTCCGAGCACGCCACCGGCGAGCGGGCCGCGGGCACCAACTTCCCCGGCGAGATCCTCACGCACCGGGAGCGCGTGTACGTGTCCAACCGGGGCGCGGACGCGGTCTCCACGCTGGCGGTGCGCGACGGCGGAGCGCGTCTGGAGCACCTGGCCAACACCCCGGCCGGCGGCGCGTGGCCGCGCAACTTCACCGTCGTGCGCGGACACCGCGACGAACCCGACCACCTGGTCGTCGCCGCGCAGAACGGCGACTCCCTGGCCGCGCTGCTCATCGACCCGAAGTCCGGCGTGCCCGCCGACACCGGCCACCGCCTGGCGATCCCCGCACCCGTGTGCGTGCTCCCGGTCCCGATCACCCGCATCCGGCGGGCCGCACGCCCCTGA